Proteins encoded together in one Musa acuminata AAA Group cultivar baxijiao chromosome BXJ3-6, Cavendish_Baxijiao_AAA, whole genome shotgun sequence window:
- the LOC135641382 gene encoding TPD1 protein homolog 1-like: MSPEQLRMRTVIALILLLTFGTTLMCVSGLRATVTSSSSSSSSKSTNRIGNQCSMDDIVLHQDATPPLPSGIPTYTVNVQNLCPLKDGCAMGQIHLSCGKFSSARQINPSIFRRLSINDCLLNDGRPLRPGETISFQYANSFSYPMAVSSATCVPSA; this comes from the exons ATGTCGCCGGAGCAGCTGAGGATGAGAACTGTTATAGCGCTAATCCTTCTGCTTACCTTCG GTACAACCTTGATGTGTGTTAGTGGTTTGCGTGCAACGGTGAcgtcttcgtcctcctcctcttcctccaaatcGACAAATCGGATAGGAAACCAGTGCAGCATGGATGACATCGTGTTGCACCAAGACGCGACGCCGCCGCTGCCCAGTGGGATCCCAACGTACACGGTGAATGTGCAGaatctttgcccgttgaaagacGGGTGTGCCATGGGCCAAATCCACCTAAGCTGCGGCAAGTTTAGCAGCGCTCGCCAAATCAACCCCAGCATCTTCCGCCGCCTCAGCATCAACGACTGCCTCCTCAACGACGGCCGCCCCCTCCGCCCGGGCGAAACCATCTCTTTCCAGTACGCCAACTCCTTCTCTTACCCCATGGCTGTTTCCAGCGCCACCTGCGTCCCCTCAGCCTAA
- the LOC135641384 gene encoding TPD1 protein homolog 1-like: MSPEQLRMRTVIALILLLTFGTTLMCVSGLRATVTSSSSSSSSKSTNRIGNQCSMDDIVLHQDATPPLPSGIPTYTVNVQNLCPLKDGCAMGQIHLSCGKFSSARQINPSIFRRLSINDCLLNDGRPLRPGETISFQYANSFSYPMAVSSATCVPSA, from the exons ATGTCGCCGGAGCAGCTGAGGATGAGAACTGTTATAGCGCTAATACTTCTGCTTACCTTCG GTACAACCTTGATGTGTGTTAGTGGTTTGCGTGCAACGGTGAcgtcttcgtcctcctcctcttcctccaaatcGACAAATCGGATAGGAAACCAGTGCAGCATGGATGACATCGTGTTGCACCAAGACGCGACGCCGCCGCTGCCCAGTGGGATCCCAACGTACACGGTGAATGTGCAGaatctttgcccgttgaaagacGGGTGTGCCATGGGCCAAATCCACCTAAGCTGCGGCAAGTTTAGCAGCGCTCGCCAAATCAACCCCAGCATCTTCCGCCGCCTCAGCATCAACGACTGCCTCCTCAACGACGGCCGCCCCCTCCGCCCGGGCGAAACCATCTCTTTCCAGTACGCCAACTCCTTCTCTTACCCCATGGCTGTTTCCAGCGCCACCTGCGTCCCCTCAGCCTAA